From a region of the Geothrix sp. 21YS21S-2 genome:
- a CDS encoding 16S rRNA (uracil(1498)-N(3))-methyltransferase: MSLPRFFLTHAASPREGSLLPLEPAQAKHLWVLRLGAGAALELVLPSGPWKADLAEINKDRAVARLVRPLDEHREPAFPIQAWVPLTAQLSLLDDVLPGLVELGATSIQPVAYERSEYDAAKTLARFERWQRIIRGACEQSHRSRIPALGQPAAFEALLQVDVPQRWVAYEVRAGEGNPRPVPGPIAFTSGPEGGITDTEFAALAGAGWKAVTLGGSILRAVTCPVALLGAIRFQLPD, translated from the coding sequence ATGAGCCTCCCACGCTTTTTCCTCACCCATGCCGCCTCCCCGAGGGAGGGCTCCCTCCTGCCCCTGGAACCCGCCCAGGCCAAGCACCTCTGGGTGCTGCGCCTCGGCGCCGGGGCCGCGCTGGAGCTCGTGCTGCCCTCGGGGCCCTGGAAGGCCGACCTGGCCGAGATCAACAAGGACCGGGCCGTGGCCCGCCTCGTCAGGCCCCTGGACGAGCACCGGGAGCCCGCCTTCCCGATCCAGGCCTGGGTCCCCCTGACCGCCCAGCTCTCGCTCCTGGACGACGTGCTGCCCGGCCTGGTGGAGCTGGGCGCAACCTCCATCCAGCCGGTGGCCTACGAGCGCAGCGAATACGACGCCGCCAAGACCCTCGCGCGGTTCGAGCGCTGGCAGCGGATCATCCGCGGAGCCTGCGAGCAGAGCCACCGCTCCCGGATCCCCGCCCTGGGGCAGCCCGCCGCCTTCGAGGCCCTGCTGCAGGTGGACGTGCCCCAGCGCTGGGTCGCCTACGAGGTTCGCGCAGGGGAGGGCAACCCGCGGCCCGTGCCGGGCCCCATCGCCTTCACCAGCGGCCCCGAGGGCGGGATCACCGATACCGAGTTCGCGGCCCTGGCGGGAGCGGGCTGGAAGGCCGTCACCCTGGGAGGCAGCATCCTGAGGGCCGTCACCTGCCCCGTGGCCCTGCTCGGAGCCATCCGCTTCCAGCTCCCCGACTGA
- a CDS encoding TerC family protein — translation MFHALLDSAPWWAWLGFHILVFAMLALDLGVFNRSAHEPTIRESGIWSAVWIALALAFNGVILIYMGPVHAGEYLAGYLLEKSLSVDNLFVFVLVFTSFQVPRKNQHRVLYWGVMGALIMRAVMILAGTALLQRFAWMTFVFGGFLIYTGVKMLLHRDDEPGDPRDGAVARIFRRFLPYDPDAGYTRLLVRKGGRTFATPMFLVLAVVEVTDLVFAVDSIPAVLAVTRNPFIVYTSNVFAILGLRSLYFLLARMVDRFHHLSIGLAVILALVGVKMCIAEWIHIPIFISLVAIGAILAGCILSSLWATRPGKGRA, via the coding sequence TTGTTCCACGCACTGCTCGATTCCGCACCCTGGTGGGCCTGGCTGGGGTTCCACATCCTGGTCTTCGCCATGCTGGCCCTGGACCTGGGGGTATTCAACCGCTCGGCCCATGAGCCGACGATACGGGAGTCCGGGATCTGGTCCGCCGTCTGGATCGCCCTGGCCCTGGCGTTCAACGGCGTCATCCTCATCTACATGGGGCCCGTCCACGCCGGGGAGTATCTGGCGGGCTACCTCCTGGAGAAATCCCTCAGCGTCGACAACCTCTTCGTCTTTGTCCTCGTCTTCACCTCCTTCCAGGTTCCCCGCAAGAACCAGCACCGGGTCCTCTACTGGGGCGTCATGGGCGCCCTGATCATGCGGGCCGTCATGATCCTCGCGGGAACGGCCCTCCTGCAGCGCTTCGCATGGATGACGTTCGTGTTCGGCGGCTTCCTCATCTATACGGGCGTGAAGATGCTCCTCCACCGGGACGACGAGCCCGGCGATCCCCGGGACGGGGCCGTGGCCCGGATCTTCCGGCGCTTCCTGCCCTACGACCCGGACGCCGGCTACACGAGGCTCCTGGTCCGCAAGGGCGGCCGGACCTTCGCGACGCCCATGTTCCTGGTGCTGGCCGTGGTGGAGGTGACCGACCTGGTCTTTGCCGTGGATTCCATCCCCGCCGTGCTGGCGGTGACCCGCAACCCCTTCATCGTCTATACGTCCAATGTGTTCGCCATCCTCGGCCTGCGCAGCCTCTACTTCCTCCTGGCGCGCATGGTGGACCGTTTCCACCACCTCAGCATCGGCCTGGCCGTGATCCTCGCCCTGGTGGGCGTGAAGATGTGCATCGCGGAGTGGATCCATATCCCCATCTTCATCTCCCTCGTGGCCATCGGCGCGATCCTGGCCGGCTGCATCCTCTCGAGCCTGTGGGCCACCCGGCCCGGGAAAGGCAGGGCCTGA
- a CDS encoding bifunctional riboflavin kinase/FAD synthetase, giving the protein MRIWNHTLEAAPPEGPCVVTLGNFDGVHAAHHAVLELAASRARELGLTAAVVTFDPHPSVIVAPERKPKLLMTLPQRLEAFRAAGMDLAWVIPFSRSFSELSPAQFLQGLQRALAPRELHVGRQFRFGKDRAGTIESLEEWGRAARCEIHFHALRAPDGGHLSSTRIRAALEAGDVEEAAALLGHPYALTGIVVEGERRGRQMGFPTANLAWEQDQLPANGVYVTEVSGAHLPEPRRGLTNVGEKPTFEGRAVTVETHLPGFQGDLYGAHLTVRFLHRIRGEMRFSGVEELRAQIARDVAAGLGWRPNGS; this is encoded by the coding sequence ATGCGCATCTGGAACCACACCCTGGAGGCCGCGCCGCCCGAAGGCCCATGCGTGGTCACCCTGGGCAACTTCGACGGCGTGCACGCCGCGCACCACGCGGTGCTTGAACTGGCGGCCTCCAGGGCCCGGGAACTGGGCCTCACGGCCGCCGTGGTCACCTTCGACCCCCATCCTTCCGTCATCGTCGCCCCCGAGCGCAAGCCCAAGCTCCTGATGACGCTCCCCCAGCGCCTTGAGGCCTTCCGGGCCGCGGGCATGGACCTGGCCTGGGTGATCCCCTTCAGCCGCTCGTTCTCCGAACTGAGCCCGGCCCAGTTCCTCCAGGGCCTCCAGCGGGCCCTCGCCCCCCGCGAGCTGCACGTGGGCCGGCAGTTCCGTTTCGGCAAGGACCGCGCCGGCACCATCGAATCGCTGGAGGAGTGGGGCCGCGCGGCCCGCTGCGAGATCCATTTCCACGCCCTGCGCGCACCGGACGGCGGCCACCTGTCCTCCACCCGCATCCGTGCGGCGCTCGAGGCCGGGGACGTGGAGGAGGCCGCCGCGCTGCTGGGCCACCCCTACGCCCTGACCGGCATCGTCGTGGAGGGGGAGCGCCGGGGGCGCCAGATGGGTTTCCCCACGGCCAACCTCGCCTGGGAGCAGGACCAGCTGCCCGCCAACGGCGTCTACGTGACCGAGGTGAGCGGGGCCCACCTGCCTGAACCGCGCCGGGGCCTCACCAATGTGGGGGAGAAGCCGACCTTCGAGGGCCGCGCCGTCACGGTGGAGACCCACCTGCCCGGCTTCCAGGGGGATCTGTACGGGGCCCACCTGACCGTGCGCTTCCTCCACCGCATCCGGGGCGAGATGAGGTTCTCCGGTGTGGAAGAGCTGCGAGCGCAGATTGCCCGGGACGTGGCGGCGGGACTGGGCTGGCGTCCGAATGGCTCCTGA
- the thrS gene encoding threonine--tRNA ligase → MAVSVRLPDDSIRELPDGATGADLALSISPRLLDAALALRVDGKLTDLKAPLTEGAKVAVVTNKDPESLDVIRHSAAHLLAQAVKRLFPKAKVGIGPVIEDGFYYDFMVDPFFTPEDLVAIEAEMHRLSQEAVPVQREELGRDQAVALFQGMGEGLKVELVSDIPADERISGYRQGDFYDLCRGPHVPDTGKLKAFKLLNTAAAYWKGDEKNVQLCRIYGTAFHTAKELEEHLRLLEEARTRDHRKLGKELGLFSFHPEAPASPFFHPKGTIVYTELVNYMRALYARQGYSEVITPQALDVALWKTSGHYDHYVDNMYFTTVDEREYALKPMNCPSHCLIYGNGRHSYRDLPIRYADFGRLHRYERSGVTHGLTRVRTFCQDDAHIYCMPEQMKEEMASFLDFIRNVYHTFGFDELRVNLSTRPESRLGSDEIWDHAEGALASALDEAGMPYNINAGDGAFYGPKIDFQVLDALKRPWQLGTLQVDYSMPSRFGLIYVKADGSEGQPVMLHRAILGSLERFMGILIEHCAGAFPTWLAPVQVAILPITDRAHDFARTIRDRALDLGVRVDLDLRNEKVNAKIRDAQLSKVPYMLVLGDREAAAGTVSVRHRHRGDLGAQPLEGFFESLIQEIRTRAR, encoded by the coding sequence ATGGCAGTTTCAGTCCGTCTTCCCGATGATTCCATCCGCGAACTGCCGGATGGGGCGACCGGCGCGGACCTTGCCCTGAGCATCAGCCCCCGCCTGCTTGATGCCGCCCTGGCCTTGCGGGTGGACGGCAAGCTCACCGACCTGAAGGCCCCCCTGACCGAGGGCGCCAAGGTCGCCGTGGTCACCAACAAGGATCCGGAGTCCCTCGATGTGATCCGCCACTCGGCGGCCCACCTCCTGGCCCAGGCGGTCAAGCGGCTATTTCCCAAGGCCAAGGTCGGGATCGGCCCGGTCATCGAGGATGGTTTTTATTATGATTTCATGGTTGATCCCTTTTTTACTCCCGAGGATCTCGTCGCCATCGAAGCGGAAATGCATCGGCTCAGCCAGGAGGCCGTCCCCGTGCAGCGCGAGGAACTCGGCCGTGACCAGGCCGTGGCCCTGTTCCAGGGAATGGGCGAAGGGCTCAAGGTTGAACTGGTTTCGGACATTCCGGCCGATGAGCGGATTTCCGGGTACCGCCAGGGCGACTTCTATGACCTCTGCCGCGGCCCCCACGTGCCGGACACGGGCAAGCTCAAGGCCTTCAAGCTTCTGAACACCGCCGCCGCCTACTGGAAGGGGGACGAGAAGAACGTCCAGCTCTGCCGCATCTACGGCACGGCCTTCCACACGGCCAAGGAACTGGAGGAGCACCTGCGCCTCCTGGAGGAGGCCCGCACCCGGGACCACCGCAAGCTGGGCAAGGAGCTGGGCCTGTTCTCCTTCCACCCGGAGGCGCCGGCCTCGCCCTTCTTCCACCCCAAGGGCACCATCGTCTACACCGAGCTGGTCAACTACATGCGTGCCCTGTACGCCAGGCAGGGCTATTCCGAGGTCATCACCCCCCAGGCCCTGGACGTGGCCCTGTGGAAGACCAGCGGCCACTACGACCACTACGTGGACAACATGTACTTCACCACCGTGGACGAGCGGGAGTACGCCCTCAAGCCCATGAACTGCCCCAGCCACTGCCTCATCTACGGCAACGGCCGGCACAGCTACCGGGACCTGCCCATCCGGTACGCGGACTTCGGCCGGCTGCACCGGTACGAGCGCTCCGGCGTCACCCACGGCCTGACCCGGGTGCGCACCTTCTGCCAGGACGACGCCCACATCTATTGCATGCCCGAGCAGATGAAGGAGGAGATGGCCTCCTTCCTGGATTTCATCCGGAACGTCTACCACACCTTCGGCTTCGACGAGCTGCGGGTGAACCTGTCCACGCGGCCCGAGAGCCGGCTGGGCAGCGATGAGATCTGGGACCACGCCGAGGGGGCCCTGGCCTCCGCCCTGGACGAAGCCGGCATGCCCTACAACATCAACGCGGGCGACGGCGCCTTCTACGGGCCCAAGATCGACTTCCAGGTGCTCGACGCCCTCAAGCGGCCTTGGCAGCTGGGCACCCTGCAGGTGGACTACTCCATGCCCAGCCGCTTCGGTCTCATCTACGTCAAGGCCGACGGCTCCGAGGGCCAGCCCGTCATGCTCCACCGGGCCATCCTGGGCAGCCTCGAGCGCTTCATGGGGATCCTCATCGAGCACTGCGCCGGGGCCTTCCCCACCTGGCTGGCTCCCGTCCAGGTGGCCATCCTGCCCATCACGGACCGGGCCCACGATTTCGCGCGCACCATCCGGGACAGGGCCCTGGACCTGGGCGTGCGGGTGGACCTGGACCTGCGCAACGAGAAGGTCAACGCCAAGATCCGGGACGCCCAGCTGAGCAAGGTTCCCTACATGCTCGTGCTGGGGGACCGGGAAGCCGCCGCCGGCACGGTCTCCGTGCGGCATCGCCACCGGGGCGACCTGGGAGCCCAGCCCCTGGAGGGGTTCTTCGAGAGCCTGATCCAGGAGATCCGGACGAGGGCGCGGTGA
- the infC gene encoding translation initiation factor IF-3, which produces MRANETRINDGIRAAEVRVIDEDGTQLGVMTPHEAVRVAEAKGLDVVEVSPTANPPVCRIMDYGKYKFMEAKREHAARAKQKNIVVKEVKFRPRTDDHDFDFKVKHILRFLEEGDKVKVVVMFRGREVVHRDIGYRIIEDVLTRIGERCIVEKPAGIDGRDMHAIIIPRPVEQLIKKVKPTKPPTPAADEPGSTPEGAKVAGSL; this is translated from the coding sequence ATCCGAGCTAACGAAACGAGAATCAACGATGGCATCCGCGCAGCGGAGGTCAGAGTCATCGACGAGGATGGAACCCAGCTGGGTGTAATGACCCCGCATGAGGCCGTCAGAGTCGCTGAGGCCAAAGGCCTTGATGTGGTTGAGGTGTCCCCCACCGCCAACCCCCCGGTCTGCAGGATCATGGACTACGGCAAGTACAAGTTCATGGAAGCCAAGCGGGAACACGCCGCCCGGGCGAAGCAGAAGAACATCGTGGTCAAGGAGGTGAAGTTCCGCCCCCGCACCGACGACCACGACTTCGATTTCAAGGTCAAGCACATCCTCCGCTTCCTCGAAGAGGGGGACAAGGTGAAGGTCGTCGTCATGTTCCGGGGCCGCGAAGTGGTCCACCGGGACATCGGCTACCGGATCATTGAAGACGTGCTGACCCGGATCGGCGAGCGATGCATCGTCGAGAAGCCCGCCGGAATCGATGGCCGCGACATGCACGCCATCATCATCCCCAGGCCGGTCGAGCAGTTGATCAAGAAGGTCAAGCCCACCAAACCCCCAACCCCCGCGGCCGACGAACCTGGTTCCACGCCAGAAGGGGCGAAGGTAGCCGGATCGCTCTGA
- the rpmI gene encoding 50S ribosomal protein L35, which yields MPKLKTHKGAQKRFKKTGSGLFKRGCSHQRHILTSKSSKRKRQLDMGGMVDKSDLGRVRAMLPYA from the coding sequence ATGCCCAAGCTCAAGACCCACAAGGGCGCCCAGAAGCGCTTCAAGAAGACCGGCAGCGGTCTCTTCAAGCGCGGCTGTTCCCACCAGCGCCACATCCTGACCAGCAAGTCCAGCAAGCGCAAGCGCCAGCTGGACATGGGCGGAATGGTGGACAAGTCCGATCTCGGACGCGTCCGCGCCATGCTGCCTTACGCCTGA
- the rplT gene encoding 50S ribosomal protein L20 produces MTRVKRGFKRVQRRKRMLKFAKGFYGAKSRLYRSAKEAVEKALLYSYRDRKVRKRDFRRLWIVRIGAAAEQNGMSYSRFMGGLKKASIDLDRKILADLAVRNPEAFTKLVAVAKG; encoded by the coding sequence ATGACTCGAGTCAAACGTGGCTTTAAGCGGGTTCAGCGCCGCAAGCGGATGCTGAAGTTCGCCAAGGGTTTCTACGGCGCCAAGTCCCGCCTCTACCGGAGCGCGAAGGAAGCCGTCGAGAAGGCCCTCCTCTATTCGTACCGCGACCGCAAGGTGCGCAAGCGCGATTTCCGCCGGCTCTGGATCGTCCGCATCGGCGCCGCCGCCGAGCAGAACGGCATGTCCTACTCCCGCTTCATGGGCGGACTGAAGAAGGCCAGCATCGACCTGGACCGCAAGATCCTCGCCGACCTCGCCGTGCGCAATCCGGAGGCCTTTACCAAGCTCGTGGCCGTGGCCAAGGGCTGA
- the pheS gene encoding phenylalanine--tRNA ligase subunit alpha — protein METSLLPPEIEEAHRIFPEALAACADLDALLRLKGAYVGREGSHAARLMELLKAAPKDQKRELGAAANALKTRWEEGLKARQAELEEARKATAALANAWDPALPPPLPAQGALHPLNRLMDRLVDVFRPLGYHVEEGPEAETEEHNFDGLNIPEDHPARGSADTFYFRDADGLLLRTHTSPVQVRVLKRIAEKGPDGLSALERSGGIRFLAPGRVYRKDEIDPTHSPMFHQVEGMLIGKGIGMHHLKGTLAYAMKALFGPGAEVRFRPSYFPFVEPGAEMDVRCPLCGGSGCRVCKGSGWVELLGSGLIHPNVLAYAGIDPAVWSGFAFGMGVERTAMMVSQTPDLRLFFENDQRFLKTMGGLD, from the coding sequence ATGGAAACCTCCCTGCTGCCACCCGAGATCGAAGAGGCCCACCGGATCTTCCCCGAGGCCCTCGCCGCCTGCGCCGACCTGGACGCCCTCCTGCGCCTGAAGGGCGCCTACGTGGGCCGCGAGGGCAGCCACGCCGCGCGCCTCATGGAGCTGCTCAAGGCGGCCCCCAAGGACCAGAAGCGCGAGCTGGGCGCGGCCGCCAACGCCCTCAAGACCCGGTGGGAGGAAGGGCTCAAGGCCCGCCAGGCCGAGCTGGAGGAGGCCCGCAAGGCCACCGCCGCCCTGGCCAACGCCTGGGACCCGGCCCTTCCGCCGCCCCTGCCGGCCCAGGGGGCGCTGCACCCCCTGAACCGCCTCATGGACCGCCTGGTGGACGTGTTCCGCCCCCTGGGCTATCACGTGGAGGAGGGGCCCGAGGCCGAGACCGAGGAGCACAACTTCGACGGCCTGAACATCCCCGAGGACCACCCCGCCCGGGGCAGCGCGGACACCTTCTACTTCAGGGACGCCGACGGCCTCCTGCTGCGCACCCACACCAGCCCCGTGCAGGTGCGGGTCCTCAAGCGCATCGCGGAGAAGGGCCCCGACGGCCTTTCCGCCCTCGAGCGCAGCGGCGGCATCCGCTTCCTGGCCCCGGGCCGGGTCTACCGCAAGGACGAGATCGATCCCACCCACAGCCCCATGTTCCACCAGGTGGAGGGCATGCTCATCGGCAAGGGCATCGGCATGCACCACCTGAAGGGGACCCTGGCCTACGCCATGAAAGCCCTGTTCGGGCCCGGGGCCGAGGTGCGGTTCCGGCCCAGCTACTTCCCCTTCGTGGAGCCGGGCGCCGAGATGGACGTGCGCTGCCCCCTGTGCGGCGGGAGCGGCTGCCGGGTCTGCAAGGGCTCGGGCTGGGTGGAGCTCCTGGGCTCCGGCCTCATCCACCCCAACGTGCTGGCCTACGCCGGCATCGACCCGGCGGTGTGGAGCGGCTTCGCGTTCGGCATGGGCGTGGAGCGCACCGCGATGATGGTGAGCCAGACCCCGGATCTCCGGCTCTTCTTCGAAAACGACCAGAGGTTCCTCAAGACCATGGGAGGGCTGGACTGA